A genomic segment from Deltaproteobacteria bacterium encodes:
- a CDS encoding GNAT family N-acetyltransferase encodes MNLGVRTATLADVEAIAAFQQAMALETEDKTLDATTLRQGVAGVLQAPEKGFYLVAVADTAEAGTAAVVASLLITYEWSDWRNATFWWIQSVYVDDGWRRKGVYRALYDHVLNLAGARGDVCGIRLYVERTNDIAQQTYDNLGMHKSHYDLYEVDFTS; translated from the coding sequence ATGAACCTAGGTGTACGAACGGCAACCTTGGCTGACGTGGAGGCTATCGCGGCATTCCAGCAGGCGATGGCACTCGAGACCGAGGACAAGACACTGGATGCCACAACGCTGCGGCAGGGCGTTGCCGGCGTGCTCCAAGCGCCGGAGAAGGGGTTCTACCTCGTGGCGGTCGCGGACACCGCCGAAGCCGGCACGGCGGCGGTAGTGGCAAGCCTGCTCATCACCTACGAGTGGAGCGACTGGCGCAACGCCACCTTCTGGTGGATCCAGAGCGTCTACGTGGATGACGGCTGGCGGCGGAAGGGCGTCTATCGCGCGCTGTACGACCACGTCTTGAACCTTGCGGGCGCCCGCGGCGACGTCTGCGGCATACGCCTTTACGTGGAGCGCACGAACGATATCGCTCAACAGACCTATGACAACCTGGGCATGCACAAGTCGCACTACGACCTGTACGAGGTCGACTTCACGTCGTGA
- a CDS encoding type II toxin-antitoxin system RelE/ParE family toxin, which produces MVPPKRVVARFYRQARGHEPVRDWLGALSREDRRSIGRDLMAVEFGWPCGPPLCRSLVSYPGLYEVRSNLTGGRIARVFFTISGSTMLLLHGFIKKTQSTPLRELRLAERRMKEYQHGR; this is translated from the coding sequence ATGGTTCCTCCGAAGCGCGTAGTCGCACGATTCTACCGTCAAGCCAGAGGCCATGAACCAGTGCGCGACTGGCTCGGAGCGCTTTCTCGCGAGGACCGCAGATCGATTGGCCGAGACCTCATGGCAGTCGAGTTCGGCTGGCCGTGTGGACCACCACTCTGCCGGTCGCTCGTAAGCTACCCGGGTTTGTACGAGGTGCGCAGCAATCTGACAGGCGGACGAATTGCCAGGGTGTTCTTTACGATTTCAGGGTCCACGATGCTGCTCCTGCACGGCTTCATCAAGAAGACTCAGTCAACCCCGCTCCGAGAGTTGAGGCTCGCGGAGCGTCGAATGAAGGAGTACCAACATGGCCGATGA
- a CDS encoding alpha/beta hydrolase, with protein sequence MTTTPDFIEETLDIAGISVQVRRGGSGEPLLILHSELGVPDWLRAHKLLGEHYSVCVPSLPGFGTSSFPDWMMSVRDLSAWVNWFVRENGLATPLNVIGFSMGGWIAAELAAANSAIFSKMVLVGAAGVKPREGEIWDYFLNSGKDAFQQAFHDHESEEYLKYYGKTWDPDEAEQVETNREAAIRYLWRPYMHSVTLPDLLPGVATPTLLVWGRQDGIVPISSCERYQECIPGARAAVIEDCGHMPEMEKPEEFAKVVLDFLGG encoded by the coding sequence GTGACTACAACGCCTGACTTCATCGAAGAGACTCTCGACATTGCCGGCATATCCGTGCAGGTGCGGCGCGGCGGCTCGGGAGAGCCGTTGCTGATACTCCACAGCGAACTGGGCGTACCGGACTGGCTGCGAGCGCACAAACTGCTGGGCGAGCATTACTCCGTGTGCGTCCCTTCCCTGCCCGGGTTCGGCACGTCCTCGTTTCCCGACTGGATGATGTCGGTGCGGGACCTGTCCGCCTGGGTCAACTGGTTCGTGCGGGAAAACGGCCTCGCGACCCCGCTCAACGTCATCGGCTTCTCCATGGGGGGCTGGATCGCCGCCGAGCTGGCCGCGGCCAACAGCGCCATCTTCTCGAAGATGGTCCTGGTGGGCGCGGCGGGGGTGAAGCCGCGCGAGGGCGAGATCTGGGACTACTTCCTGAACTCCGGCAAGGATGCGTTCCAGCAGGCGTTCCATGACCACGAGTCGGAAGAGTACCTGAAGTATTACGGCAAGACCTGGGACCCGGACGAGGCCGAGCAGGTGGAGACCAACCGCGAGGCGGCCATCCGCTACCTGTGGCGTCCCTACATGCACAGCGTCACGTTGCCGGATCTCCTGCCGGGCGTGGCCACCCCGACGCTTCTGGTGTGGGGAAGGCAGGACGGCATCGTTCCCATCAGCAGTTGCGAGCGTTACCAGGAATGCATACCCGGCGCCCGGGCCGCGGTCATCGAGGACTGCGGACACATGCCGGAGATGGAAAAGCCGGAGGAGTTCGCCAAAGTCGTTCTCGATTTTCTCGGGGGGTGA
- a CDS encoding xanthine dehydrogenase family protein subunit M → MECKLIRPADLDEALAAREEYTDDALPIAGGQSLLVMMRNRLVSPGALIDLEPVEALRGIEVQSRGISIGAMNTCRQLIASPVLREEVGVLPAAARQVSSTAVRNLGTIGGNVCHNEPGADLPPVLLSLNGRAVLRRRTHGREVPLEAFFTGYFETALEPDEILCRIDIEHPPAGAAGVYLKHAISPEDLAIVGVAAIVVPDTQRPGAVAEARIGIGGAAPVPLRASRAEAALNGAVLDEETARAAGEMASTEVDPGSDPHASADYRRKMVAVFVRRALMQAARQIQENGHGAA, encoded by the coding sequence ATGGAATGCAAGCTGATCCGGCCCGCCGACCTGGACGAGGCGCTGGCGGCGCGCGAGGAATACACGGACGACGCTCTGCCCATCGCCGGCGGCCAGTCGTTGCTGGTGATGATGCGCAACCGGCTGGTATCGCCGGGCGCGCTGATCGACCTGGAACCGGTGGAGGCATTGCGCGGCATCGAGGTGCAGTCCCGCGGCATCTCCATCGGCGCCATGAACACGTGCCGGCAGTTGATCGCGTCGCCGGTCCTGCGCGAGGAGGTGGGCGTGCTCCCGGCCGCGGCGCGGCAGGTGAGTTCCACGGCGGTGCGCAACCTCGGCACCATCGGCGGCAACGTGTGCCACAACGAGCCTGGAGCCGACCTGCCGCCGGTGCTGCTGTCCCTCAACGGCCGCGCGGTGTTGCGGCGGCGCACGCACGGCCGGGAAGTCCCGCTGGAGGCATTCTTCACCGGCTACTTCGAGACCGCGTTGGAGCCGGACGAGATCCTGTGCCGCATCGACATCGAGCATCCGCCGGCGGGCGCCGCCGGAGTCTACCTGAAGCACGCCATCAGCCCCGAGGACCTGGCCATCGTGGGGGTCGCGGCGATCGTGGTGCCGGACACGCAACGCCCGGGCGCCGTGGCCGAGGCGCGCATCGGCATCGGCGGCGCGGCGCCCGTGCCGTTGCGCGCGAGCCGCGCCGAGGCAGCCTTGAACGGCGCGGTGCTCGACGAGGAGACCGCGCGGGCCGCGGGCGAGATGGCGAGCACCGAAGTGGACCCAGGCTCGGACCCCCACGCCAGCGCCGATTACCGTCGCAAGATGGTGGCGGTCTTCGTCCGCCGCGCGCTCATGCAGGCGGCAAGGCAGATCCAGGAGAACGGCCATGGCGCTGCTTGA
- the solA gene encoding N-methyl-L-tryptophan oxidase produces the protein MKRDTFDALVIGGGVNGLSALYHLARLGVNRLGLVERFSLGHERGSSHGAARITRSAYTAPEYVRLMQWVHAEEWPRLEKDAGTRLVHPNPGLFAGAPCEGFNSYIRAVEQEDVDVEVVTPDEARRLYPQFKLEDVEHVLLDRTAGIVAASETMTSLARLARANGVHIFENTVVHGLDPGTEPVTVETSAGVLKAECLIVAAGAWTGQLLPFLKPKLAVARQTVGYFVPPDNIDDYRPGRFPVCMYMGEEENDVFYGMPEFGRAGVKLARHVRYARDDDPDDPPDSVAQYRIDDLLRFMTMLFSARGWTLAGAEHCLYTVSPNEDFIIDHHPENPRIAIGTGFSGHGFKFAPLSGRLLAELAWDGKFSIPEAETARRLFSLPDPLTT, from the coding sequence ATGAAACGCGACACTTTCGACGCGCTGGTCATAGGCGGAGGAGTCAACGGGCTCTCGGCGCTGTATCACCTTGCGCGGCTCGGCGTGAACCGGCTCGGGCTGGTGGAGCGGTTTTCCCTTGGGCACGAGCGGGGCAGCTCGCACGGGGCGGCGCGCATCACGCGGAGCGCGTATACCGCGCCGGAGTACGTGCGCCTGATGCAATGGGTGCACGCGGAGGAGTGGCCCCGGTTGGAGAAGGACGCCGGCACCCGTCTCGTCCACCCGAACCCAGGGCTTTTCGCCGGGGCTCCCTGCGAAGGCTTCAACAGCTACATCCGCGCGGTGGAGCAGGAAGACGTGGACGTGGAGGTGGTCACGCCGGACGAGGCGCGCAGGCTGTACCCGCAGTTCAAGCTGGAGGACGTCGAGCACGTGCTGCTCGACCGAACCGCGGGCATCGTCGCCGCCAGCGAGACAATGACGTCACTCGCCCGGCTGGCGCGCGCGAACGGCGTGCACATATTCGAGAACACCGTCGTCCACGGACTCGATCCCGGCACCGAGCCCGTCACCGTCGAGACCAGCGCGGGCGTCCTCAAGGCCGAGTGCCTGATCGTGGCCGCCGGGGCCTGGACAGGACAGTTGCTGCCGTTCCTGAAGCCCAAGCTCGCGGTCGCCCGCCAGACGGTAGGCTACTTCGTGCCCCCGGACAACATCGACGACTACCGGCCCGGCCGCTTCCCTGTGTGCATGTACATGGGAGAGGAAGAGAACGACGTGTTCTACGGCATGCCGGAGTTCGGCCGCGCCGGCGTCAAGTTGGCCCGCCACGTCCGGTACGCCAGGGACGACGATCCCGACGATCCGCCGGATTCCGTCGCCCAGTACCGGATCGACGACCTGCTCCGCTTCATGACCATGTTGTTCAGCGCCAGGGGCTGGACCCTCGCCGGCGCCGAGCACTGCCTGTACACGGTTTCCCCCAACGAGGACTTCATCATCGACCACCATCCCGAAAACCCGCGCATCGCCATCGGCACCGGTTTCTCGGGCCACGGGTTCAAGTTCGCCCCCCTCAGCGGCAGGCTGCTGGCCGAGCTGGCGTGGGACGGGAAGTTCTCCATACCCGAGGCCGAAACGGCACGGCGGCTGTTCTCGCTGCCGGACCCGCTCACGACGTGA
- a CDS encoding LLM class flavin-dependent oxidoreductase, with the protein MFIGHFTEEPWQKEDWPVEWGSGVMGVSNSEYDPVRAANLYHRYIDEKQYAEEMGFDGIMVNEHHSAPFCMNSVANVKASILARVTSKAKILLLGNILPIHDDPLWLAESLAMIDVISRGRLIPGVVRGGGSESLTHNIPPHYNRERFEEAHDFLIKTWTTPGPFRWEGKHFHYRYVNPWAVPYQKPHPPIWVPGTSSRETVEWCARHRYPYIMLASQIDLTQQMYKVYYDTAREEGYEAGPQHLGFMFFFHVEETEERAIEVGRTLTQGVRSPYDPGAQRPKPWIAGPPGIATKSARTLRRKMVAADSSGRTRAGARATFEDQVATHGMIVGTPDSVIPKVRYIMEELRPGTIIFRTGDGAMDHESQMRTLKLMGEEVMPRLREIADELGLPGPYDVDPRTNEPVTAMAS; encoded by the coding sequence ATGTTCATAGGCCACTTTACCGAAGAACCCTGGCAGAAAGAGGACTGGCCCGTGGAATGGGGCTCCGGCGTCATGGGGGTCAGCAACAGCGAATACGATCCCGTGCGCGCCGCCAACCTCTACCATCGCTACATCGACGAGAAGCAATACGCCGAGGAGATGGGCTTCGACGGGATCATGGTGAACGAGCACCACAGCGCGCCGTTCTGCATGAACTCGGTGGCCAACGTGAAGGCGTCCATCCTCGCCCGAGTCACCAGCAAGGCCAAGATCCTGCTTCTCGGCAATATCCTGCCCATCCACGACGATCCCCTTTGGCTGGCGGAGTCGCTGGCGATGATCGACGTGATCTCCCGCGGGCGCCTGATACCCGGCGTGGTCCGGGGCGGGGGCAGCGAGAGCCTGACGCACAACATCCCGCCCCACTACAATCGCGAGCGCTTCGAGGAAGCCCACGACTTCCTCATCAAGACCTGGACCACCCCCGGCCCGTTCCGCTGGGAGGGCAAGCACTTCCATTACCGGTACGTGAACCCCTGGGCGGTGCCCTATCAAAAACCGCACCCGCCAATCTGGGTGCCAGGCACCTCCAGCAGGGAGACGGTGGAATGGTGCGCCCGGCACCGCTACCCCTACATCATGCTGGCCAGCCAGATCGATCTGACTCAGCAGATGTACAAGGTCTACTATGACACCGCCCGCGAAGAGGGCTACGAAGCCGGGCCGCAGCATCTCGGTTTCATGTTCTTCTTCCACGTGGAGGAAACCGAGGAGCGGGCCATCGAGGTAGGCCGCACTCTGACCCAGGGCGTGCGCAGCCCCTACGACCCCGGCGCCCAGCGGCCCAAGCCGTGGATCGCGGGCCCTCCGGGAATCGCCACCAAGAGCGCTCGGACGTTGCGCCGAAAGATGGTGGCCGCGGACTCCTCCGGCCGCACCCGCGCGGGGGCCAGGGCGACCTTCGAAGACCAGGTGGCGACCCACGGCATGATCGTCGGCACACCCGACTCGGTCATCCCCAAGGTGCGCTACATCATGGAGGAGTTGAGGCCGGGAACGATCATCTTCCGCACGGGCGACGGCGCCATGGACCACGAGTCCCAGATGCGGACGTTGAAGCTGATGGGCGAGGAAGTCATGCCCAGGCTCCGGGAGATCGCCGACGAGCTGGGGCTCCCCGGCCCCTACGACGTCGATCCCAGGACCAACGAGCCGGTGACGGCCATGGCTTCCTGA
- a CDS encoding DUF6036 family nucleotidyltransferase — protein MEYSKSDMERLFQELNDELSRMGVAGELYLVGGAVMCLVFDARPSTKDIDAFFRPARQVREAAQAVAASSGLPSNWLNDAVKGYLSDKGDFHPYLESSNLRVLTAAPEYLLAMKCLAMRLGEVFHDEEDVRFLLRYLNLTDYQAALDIVTGYYPLERLPRKTLYALEELLAGQG, from the coding sequence GTGGAATACTCCAAATCCGACATGGAACGGCTGTTTCAGGAGCTGAATGACGAACTCTCCCGCATGGGAGTTGCAGGGGAGTTGTACTTGGTGGGAGGCGCGGTCATGTGCCTGGTCTTCGACGCGCGCCCGTCCACGAAGGACATCGACGCCTTCTTCAGGCCGGCGAGGCAGGTACGGGAAGCCGCGCAAGCGGTTGCCGCCTCCTCCGGGTTGCCCTCCAACTGGCTCAATGACGCGGTCAAGGGCTACCTGAGCGACAAGGGTGATTTCCACCCGTATCTGGAATCTTCCAACCTGCGCGTGTTGACGGCGGCGCCGGAGTACTTGTTGGCCATGAAGTGCCTCGCGATGCGACTGGGTGAGGTATTTCACGACGAAGAAGACGTGCGGTTTCTTCTTCGCTACCTCAACCTGACGGACTACCAAGCGGCACTCGACATCGTAACGGGGTACTATCCGTTGGAACGACTTCCGCGGAAGACGCTCTATGCGTTGGAGGAGTTGTTGGCGGGGCAGGGTTAG
- a CDS encoding arylesterase, with product MKGFSMGRSPALLIGLLRVSLLVAALAAAAGQASASDAGKTVLVVGNSISAAYGLQTGKGERGWVELLQERLGARHRVVNASISGDTTVGGLARLPKTLATHKPDIVVIELGGNDGLRGYPVPSIRANLLAMTRAVLAAGARPVLAGMQMTPNLGPRYTQAFRRMYPDVAAGTGAALVPFILEGVALDEDLMQRDGIHPNAEAQPLLLDNVWPVLEPLLEAD from the coding sequence ATGAAAGGTTTCTCGATGGGCCGGTCGCCGGCTCTTCTGATTGGACTGTTGCGGGTTTCCCTGCTCGTGGCCGCGCTTGCCGCGGCGGCCGGACAGGCGTCGGCTTCGGACGCGGGCAAGACCGTGCTGGTCGTGGGAAACAGTATCAGCGCGGCCTATGGACTTCAAACCGGCAAGGGCGAGCGCGGCTGGGTGGAGCTGCTGCAGGAGCGCTTGGGAGCGCGCCATCGCGTGGTCAACGCCAGCATCAGCGGCGACACCACCGTGGGCGGCCTGGCGCGCCTGCCCAAGACTCTGGCCACCCACAAGCCCGACATCGTCGTCATCGAGCTGGGCGGCAACGACGGCCTGCGCGGCTACCCCGTGCCCTCCATCCGCGCCAATCTCCTGGCCATGACCCGGGCCGTGCTCGCCGCCGGCGCCAGGCCCGTCCTCGCCGGCATGCAGATGACCCCCAACCTGGGGCCGCGTTACACCCAGGCGTTCCGCCGGATGTACCCCGACGTCGCCGCCGGCACCGGCGCCGCGCTGGTCCCGTTCATCCTCGAAGGCGTTGCCCTCGACGAGGACCTCATGCAGCGCGACGGCATCCACCCCAACGCCGAGGCCCAGCCGCTGCTGCTGGACAACGTGTGGCCGGTGCTGGAGCCGTTGTTGGAGGCGGATTGA
- a CDS encoding (2Fe-2S)-binding protein: MALLDLKVNGEEVRVEAPDTALLLDVLRERLFLTGAKRGCETSHCGCCTVRVDGMAVHSCVVLAARCQGREITTVEGCGDGMELDRLQRLFLEHGAVQCGYCGPGMLMAAKALLERNPAPTLDEVKKGLDGNLCRCTGYTPIFDAILAYARGE; this comes from the coding sequence ATGGCGCTGCTTGATCTCAAAGTGAACGGCGAGGAGGTCCGGGTGGAGGCGCCCGACACGGCGCTCTTGCTGGACGTGCTGCGCGAACGGCTGTTCCTCACCGGCGCCAAGCGCGGCTGCGAGACCAGCCACTGCGGCTGCTGCACCGTGCGCGTGGACGGCATGGCGGTGCACAGTTGCGTCGTGCTGGCGGCACGCTGCCAGGGCAGGGAGATCACCACGGTGGAGGGGTGCGGCGACGGCATGGAGCTCGACCGGCTCCAGCGCCTGTTCTTGGAGCACGGTGCCGTACAGTGCGGCTACTGCGGCCCGGGAATGCTCATGGCCGCCAAGGCCCTGCTGGAACGCAACCCCGCGCCGACGCTCGACGAGGTGAAGAAGGGGTTGGACGGAAATCTCTGCCGTTGCACAGGGTACACGCCCATCTTCGACGCCATTCTGGCCTACGCGCGGGGAGAATGA
- a CDS encoding transposase, producing the protein MESFWSLLKRGYKGTYHKMSAKDLQRYVNEFAGRHNVLSRDTLDQMAAIARGFTAKRLRLQDLTAALDVPVPQAGRDVF; encoded by the coding sequence ATCGAAAGCTTCTGGAGCCTCCTGAAGCGCGGCTACAAGGGCACCTACCACAAGATGAGCGCCAAGGACCTTCAGAGGTACGTCAACGAGTTCGCCGGACGGCACAACGTCCTATCCCGCGACACGTTGGACCAGATGGCAGCCATCGCCCGCGGCTTTACCGCGAAGCGGTTGCGGCTCCAGGACCTCACCGCCGCGCTGGATGTGCCGGTGCCCCAGGCTGGCAGGGACGTGTTCTAA
- a CDS encoding helix-turn-helix transcriptional regulator yields MADDTGAGSTLESLLREDGIYEEVKNDAVKAVLAYKLTEAMKAQKLSKARMAERMETSRSQLDRLLDPENEGVTLHTLKRAAAALGMRLELGLQQVES; encoded by the coding sequence ATGGCCGATGACACGGGCGCTGGTTCCACGCTTGAGAGTTTGCTGCGGGAAGACGGCATCTACGAAGAGGTGAAGAATGATGCGGTCAAGGCCGTTCTTGCCTACAAGCTGACGGAAGCGATGAAGGCACAGAAACTCTCCAAGGCGCGCATGGCCGAACGCATGGAAACCAGCCGATCACAACTGGACCGGTTGCTGGATCCAGAGAATGAAGGAGTGACGCTGCACACGTTGAAACGAGCCGCGGCCGCCTTGGGCATGCGTCTTGAGCTTGGGCTCCAGCAAGTCGAGAGCTAG
- a CDS encoding MDR family MFS transporter, with translation MTQTAAYAPNRAPVAVAGVMLAVFLFAIDATIVSSAMPTVVSQLGGIDLYSWVFSVYMLTSALATPIFGKLSDLYSRRTLILLAIATFVLGSVACGAAQTMTQLIVFRAVQGMGGGAVYALAFIIVGVVFPVEQRARMQGLIASVWGVASVLGPAGGGVIAEYWDWRWIFWINLPLGIGAAGLILAGFREQRTQGARRPLDLPGAAILLSTLMLLFYGLLVAANQIDLITAESVAVVVGVVVLLALFISIEGRARDPLLPVALFRIPGYSRPAYLSLLAAMGIFGFIGFLPLYVQGALGGSATLAGATLLPLSVGWTAGSLTAGRVAPVWGYRRVCTTGMALIVTGYIPFMLLEEAGGMTVMLIATSAAGTGMGMTNVTALVAAQGAVPFQNLGVATSTVMLFRTIGGALILSIMGSILLQRMNSAFTVIAADLKASLPESVLQKLLNPQNLLDPATRALIPADLMPALIGALVNALWWAFLVGLAAAVSGLVLSCFLEGKRAG, from the coding sequence ATGACACAAACGGCAGCCTACGCCCCCAACAGAGCCCCCGTCGCCGTCGCCGGCGTCATGCTGGCGGTCTTCCTCTTCGCCATCGACGCCACCATCGTGAGCAGCGCCATGCCCACGGTGGTCTCCCAACTTGGCGGCATCGACCTCTACAGTTGGGTGTTCTCGGTCTACATGCTCACCTCGGCGCTGGCGACGCCCATCTTCGGCAAGTTGTCGGACCTTTACAGCCGGCGCACCCTGATCCTCCTGGCCATCGCCACCTTCGTGCTGGGCTCGGTGGCCTGTGGCGCGGCCCAGACCATGACGCAGCTCATCGTCTTCCGCGCCGTGCAGGGTATGGGCGGCGGGGCGGTTTACGCCCTGGCCTTCATCATCGTGGGGGTGGTGTTCCCGGTCGAGCAACGCGCGCGGATGCAAGGACTCATCGCCAGCGTGTGGGGCGTCGCCTCCGTGCTCGGCCCGGCGGGCGGCGGGGTCATCGCCGAGTACTGGGACTGGCGCTGGATCTTCTGGATCAATCTTCCCCTGGGGATCGGGGCGGCGGGGCTCATCCTCGCGGGTTTCCGCGAGCAGCGCACCCAGGGCGCGCGCAGGCCGCTGGACCTGCCGGGTGCGGCGATTCTCCTGTCGACGCTGATGCTGCTCTTCTATGGCCTTCTGGTAGCCGCCAACCAGATCGACCTGATCACGGCGGAGTCCGTCGCGGTGGTGGTGGGAGTCGTCGTGCTGCTGGCGCTGTTCATCTCCATCGAAGGCCGGGCGCGGGACCCACTGCTGCCCGTGGCGTTGTTCCGCATACCGGGCTACAGCCGGCCCGCCTACCTCAGCCTGCTGGCGGCCATGGGAATCTTCGGCTTCATCGGGTTCCTGCCTCTGTACGTTCAGGGCGCCCTGGGCGGAAGCGCCACGCTGGCCGGTGCGACACTCCTGCCGTTGAGCGTGGGATGGACCGCCGGGAGCCTGACCGCCGGCCGCGTCGCTCCCGTCTGGGGGTATCGCAGGGTCTGCACCACCGGGATGGCCCTGATCGTGACGGGCTACATCCCGTTCATGTTGCTGGAAGAAGCCGGCGGCATGACCGTGATGCTCATCGCCACGAGCGCGGCCGGCACGGGCATGGGGATGACCAACGTCACGGCGCTGGTGGCCGCCCAGGGCGCGGTGCCCTTCCAGAACCTCGGGGTCGCCACCTCCACCGTCATGCTGTTCCGCACCATCGGCGGCGCCCTCATCCTGAGCATCATGGGCAGCATCCTGCTGCAACGCATGAACTCCGCCTTCACCGTCATCGCGGCGGACCTGAAGGCGTCGCTGCCCGAGTCCGTGTTGCAAAAGCTCCTGAACCCGCAGAACCTGCTCGACCCCGCCACCCGCGCGCTGATACCCGCCGACCTCATGCCCGCCCTCATCGGCGCCCTGGTCAACGCGCTGTGGTGGGCGTTCCTGGTGGGCCTCGCAGCGGCGGTGTCGGGGCTGGTGCTGAGTTGTTTTCTGGAGGGTAAGAGGGCCGGATGA
- a CDS encoding LLM class flavin-dependent oxidoreductase, whose product MFIGHFTEEPWQVPDWPDEWGTGIHKVSNAEYDPQRAANLYNRYLDEKLYAEEVGFDGLMVNEHHSAPFCMNGVANVQASILARITTKVKILLLGNILPIHDDPLWLAGQLAMIDVISRGRLIPGIVRGSGGESISHNIPPHYNRERFEEAHDFLIKTWTTPGPFRWEGKHFHYRYVNPWAVPYRKPHPPIWVPGTSSRETVEWCARHRYPYVMLSTQLELTREMFKVYYETAEEEGYDAGPQHMGYMFFVHVEETKAKAMEVGRTLTQGVRSPFDPGVQRPIPWIMSPPGLNSRNAVALRRQMTAPDATGKTRAGALASFEDQVATKGMIVGTPEQCVEDIRYIMDYLRPGIIIFRTGDGAMDHESQMRTLKLMGAEVLPAMRDIAKELGLPGPYEVDPATNEPVEELASGGAAGMRPPLS is encoded by the coding sequence ATGTTCATCGGCCATTTCACCGAAGAGCCCTGGCAGGTGCCCGACTGGCCCGACGAGTGGGGCACGGGCATCCACAAGGTCAGCAACGCCGAGTACGACCCCCAGCGCGCCGCCAACCTGTACAACCGCTACCTCGACGAGAAGCTCTACGCGGAGGAGGTAGGATTCGACGGGCTGATGGTCAACGAGCACCACAGCGCGCCCTTCTGCATGAACGGCGTCGCCAACGTGCAGGCCTCGATCCTGGCCCGCATCACCACCAAGGTGAAGATCCTGCTGCTGGGGAACATCCTGCCGATCCATGACGACCCGTTGTGGCTGGCGGGGCAACTCGCCATGATCGACGTCATCTCCCGCGGCCGGCTGATCCCCGGGATCGTGCGCGGTTCGGGCGGCGAGAGCATCAGCCACAACATCCCGCCGCACTACAACCGCGAACGCTTCGAGGAAGCCCACGACTTCCTCATCAAGACCTGGACCACGCCCGGCCCGTTCCGCTGGGAGGGCAAGCACTTCCACTACCGCTACGTGAATCCCTGGGCGGTGCCCTACCGGAAACCGCACCCGCCCATCTGGGTGCCAGGGACCTCCAGCCGGGAGACCGTGGAGTGGTGCGCCCGGCACCGCTACCCCTACGTCATGCTGTCGACGCAGCTCGAGCTGACGCGCGAGATGTTCAAGGTCTACTACGAGACGGCGGAGGAGGAAGGCTACGACGCCGGCCCGCAGCACATGGGCTACATGTTCTTCGTTCACGTGGAGGAGACCAAGGCGAAGGCCATGGAGGTGGGGCGCACCCTGACCCAGGGCGTCCGCAGCCCCTTCGACCCGGGCGTCCAGCGGCCCATTCCCTGGATCATGAGCCCGCCGGGCCTGAACAGCCGGAACGCCGTGGCCCTGCGCCGCCAGATGACGGCTCCCGACGCAACAGGGAAGACCCGCGCCGGCGCCCTGGCCTCCTTCGAGGATCAGGTGGCCACCAAGGGCATGATCGTCGGCACCCCCGAGCAGTGCGTGGAGGACATCCGCTACATCATGGATTACCTGCGCCCCGGCATCATCATCTTCCGCACCGGCGACGGCGCCATGGACCACGAGTCGCAGATGCGCACCCTCAAGCTCATGGGCGCGGAGGTCCTGCCCGCCATGCGCGACATCGCCAAGGAGCTGGGCCTGCCCGGACCCTACGAAGTGGACCCGGCCACCAACGAGCCGGTGGAGGAGTTGGCGTCGGGAGGCGCCGCGGGCATGCGGCCGCCTCTCTCCTAG